TAATTTTCTTGTAATTCACGGAATACTCCCTGGATCATCCTTTTTACCTTTTGTATTAAGACAGAGCTGGTTTTTGTCCTCGGGGGTCAAAGTCAAAGTTTGCGTGAAGAGAACTGTGGGTTTTTTGGGCATTGGGATAGATCCAGAGGTGTGTTGTCGTCATAGATCCTGTCCTTTTTTTGTCTTGTAGCTCTGTGAGCTTAGCTTGTGCTGGGCTTTGGGCTGTTGTTTAGCTCTGTTGGACGCAAGAAGCTCTGGTTCTTCTGCAGAGCTGTCTCCTCTCTGTCCCAGTTAAACAAGACACCCCAGTCAGTGATTGCCCCCTTACTGCCTTAATGCCCGAGCCTGCCCATTACTTTTATCTTAGTTCAGAGAGTGATTCCTTCTTTATACGGCTCATGCCCCCTGCCATCCCTGAGGTCACCAAGTCTCTCTCACCATCTTCATGATTCCTTTGGTTTCCAATAGAGAAAAGGCACTTTATTAGTAGTTATCAAACATTCATTTGTGAAAAAATTTGGCTAGCATCAATTAATCTCTCTAATAAGCTGGGAATAATCCCATGCCTGAAGAATGGAATGTAAGGATAAAAAGATGGTATTCTGGTAGTAGTATAGTAGAGCGCTTGCAATGAAGTAATCACTTCACTTGCAATGGATTAGCTGCAGTTGTGCCGAGCTGGCAACACGCCGAAGCTCCAAGCGTATAGAGGGAGCAGCAAGACGGTGGGGAGGTGGCTCAAGGAcaggagggagaagaagaaagaggagactCGGGCCCACAATGCCCAGCTCCATGCTGCCGTCTCGGTGGCCGCCGTCGCTGCGGCGGTTGCGGCGATCGCAgccgccaccgccgccaccTCGGGGTCGGGCAAGGACGACCGTGCCACCAGGACCGACATGGCGGTGGCGTCTGCTGCAACCCTTGTGGCCGCGCACTGTGTTGAGGCTGCCGAGTCCATGGGGGCCGAGCGCGAGCACCTGGCGTCGGTCGTCGGTTCTGCTGTTAACGTCCGGAACCCTGGGGATATCATCACTCTCACTGCTGCTGCGGCCACTGGTAAGTGTAATTCTTGTTGCAGAGATATCCTCCATGGGCTGTTATTGGAGAAATAAGATTTGTTCTGGGTTGGCAGCACTGCGAGGGGCGGCGACATTGAAGGCCAGGGCGCTTAAAGAGGTATGGAACATAGCGGCCGTCATCCCGGTGGAGAAGGGAGGGATGGGAGGCCACCACGACCATCGCCACCACAAGCAACACAAGGAATTGGATAGCAATGGAAGCAGTTTCAGTGATGAGCTTGTACAGGACGAGGAGAACTTCCTTGGCCTCTGCAGCCAGGAGCTTCTCGCCCGGGGGACCGAGCTTCTCAAACGCACCCGGAAAGGTCTGCAGTCGCTGCCAACCTTCTCGTTAACGATTGAAGTTAAAAAGAGTCCCAGGGAAGGATTGGCATTGATATTTTTTGTGTTTGATGATTATAATTAATTGCAGGCGCGCTTCATTGGAAGGTCGTCTCGGTGTACATCAATCGCATGGGCCTGGTAAGGTGGTTGTGTAAAGCTTGCTACCGTTTGTTT
The sequence above is drawn from the Phoenix dactylifera cultivar Barhee BC4 unplaced genomic scaffold, palm_55x_up_171113_PBpolish2nd_filt_p 000007F, whole genome shotgun sequence genome and encodes:
- the LOC103704506 gene encoding VAN3-binding protein isoform X2 — protein: MDDHRESWRPEPSALRPPEAPRDPMEFLSRSWSASALEVSKALGPPLPSPPGAILEDAAGELEEASVGGNPFSFAPSATSQLVMERIMSQSEVSPLASGRLSHSSGPLNGGQSGGSLSDSPPVSPSDIDDVKLQLCRAGNTPKLQAYRGSSKTVGRWLKDRREKKKEETRAHNAQLHAAVSVAAVAAAVAAIAAATAATSGSGKDDRATRTDMAVASAATLVAAHCVEAAESMGAEREHLASVVGSAVNVRNPGDIITLTAAAATALRGAATLKARALKEVWNIAAVIPVEKGGMGGHHDHRHHKQHKELDSNGSSFSDELVQDEENFLGLCSQELLARGTELLKRTRKGALHWKVVSVYINRMGLVMLKMKSRHVAGTITKKKKSVVMEVRRDIQAWPGRHLLEGGEQRRYFGLRTAERRVIEFECRSQREYEMWTQGVSRLLNIASERKHLA
- the LOC103704506 gene encoding VAN3-binding protein isoform X1, with the translated sequence MDDHRESWRPEPSALRPPEAPRDPMEFLSRSWSASALEVSKALGPPLPSPPGAILEDAAGELEEASVGGNPFSFAPSATSQLVMERIMSQSQEVSPLASGRLSHSSGPLNGGQSGGSLSDSPPVSPSDIDDVKLQLCRAGNTPKLQAYRGSSKTVGRWLKDRREKKKEETRAHNAQLHAAVSVAAVAAAVAAIAAATAATSGSGKDDRATRTDMAVASAATLVAAHCVEAAESMGAEREHLASVVGSAVNVRNPGDIITLTAAAATALRGAATLKARALKEVWNIAAVIPVEKGGMGGHHDHRHHKQHKELDSNGSSFSDELVQDEENFLGLCSQELLARGTELLKRTRKGALHWKVVSVYINRMGLVMLKMKSRHVAGTITKKKKSVVMEVRRDIQAWPGRHLLEGGEQRRYFGLRTAERRVIEFECRSQREYEMWTQGVSRLLNIASERKHLA
- the LOC103704506 gene encoding VAN3-binding protein isoform X3, whose product is MDDHRESWRPEPSALRPPEAPRDPMEFLSRSWSASALEVSKALGPPLPSPPGAILEDAAGELEEASVGGNPFSFAPSATSQLVMERIMSQSQEVSPLASGRLSHSSGPLNGGQSGGSLSDSPPVSPSDIDDVKLCRAGNTPKLQAYRGSSKTVGRWLKDRREKKKEETRAHNAQLHAAVSVAAVAAAVAAIAAATAATSGSGKDDRATRTDMAVASAATLVAAHCVEAAESMGAEREHLASVVGSAVNVRNPGDIITLTAAAATALRGAATLKARALKEVWNIAAVIPVEKGGMGGHHDHRHHKQHKELDSNGSSFSDELVQDEENFLGLCSQELLARGTELLKRTRKGALHWKVVSVYINRMGLVMLKMKSRHVAGTITKKKKSVVMEVRRDIQAWPGRHLLEGGEQRRYFGLRTAERRVIEFECRSQREYEMWTQGVSRLLNIASERKHLA
- the LOC103704506 gene encoding VAN3-binding protein isoform X4, which gives rise to MDDHRESWRPEPSALRPPEAPRDPMEFLSRSWSASALEVSKALGPPLPSPPGAILEDAAGELEEASVGGNPFSFAPSATSQLVMERIMSQSEVSPLASGRLSHSSGPLNGGQSGGSLSDSPPVSPSDIDDVKLCRAGNTPKLQAYRGSSKTVGRWLKDRREKKKEETRAHNAQLHAAVSVAAVAAAVAAIAAATAATSGSGKDDRATRTDMAVASAATLVAAHCVEAAESMGAEREHLASVVGSAVNVRNPGDIITLTAAAATALRGAATLKARALKEVWNIAAVIPVEKGGMGGHHDHRHHKQHKELDSNGSSFSDELVQDEENFLGLCSQELLARGTELLKRTRKGALHWKVVSVYINRMGLVMLKMKSRHVAGTITKKKKSVVMEVRRDIQAWPGRHLLEGGEQRRYFGLRTAERRVIEFECRSQREYEMWTQGVSRLLNIASERKHLA